One genomic region from Patescibacteria group bacterium encodes:
- the murG gene encoding undecaprenyldiphospho-muramoylpentapeptide beta-N-acetylglucosaminyltransferase — MKIMLTGGGTAGSATPLLAVVKKFREKFPQSEFIWIGTKHGPEKELILKENVKFLTIDCGKWRRYFSLQNIADIFFIFAGFFESLEIISREKPGVILSAGGFVSVPVVWAGWFLGVPSLIHQQDVIPGLANKLMSPVAKKITLALPQSAEKFKQKKTVVVGNPVREEILQGDRNRGVHFFGLKSDLPTLLILGGGTGALAVNHLVLEALPELIKFCQVIHLTGKGKRIQAGEFENYHAYEFLTGEMAEAYVVADLVVTRAGMGTLTELSRLGKPAVIIPIPDSHQEANAKVFSANGGAILLEQDGLGVSSFVSQIRELLQDKKGLESLSENIKKIIPTNAAEKISEEIIRII, encoded by the coding sequence ATGAAAATAATGTTAACCGGAGGGGGGACGGCCGGTTCGGCGACTCCGCTTTTGGCCGTAGTAAAAAAATTTAGAGAAAAATTTCCCCAGTCGGAATTTATTTGGATTGGCACGAAACATGGACCCGAGAAAGAGCTTATTTTGAAAGAAAATGTAAAATTTTTAACCATTGATTGCGGTAAATGGCGCCGCTATTTTAGTTTACAAAATATCGCGGACATTTTTTTTATTTTTGCGGGATTTTTTGAATCGCTTGAGATAATCTCCCGCGAAAAGCCGGGGGTAATTTTATCGGCCGGCGGTTTTGTTTCCGTGCCGGTGGTTTGGGCGGGATGGTTTTTAGGCGTACCTTCTTTAATCCATCAGCAAGATGTTATCCCGGGGTTAGCCAATAAATTAATGTCTCCGGTTGCCAAAAAAATTACCTTAGCCCTGCCGCAATCGGCGGAAAAGTTTAAGCAGAAAAAAACGGTGGTGGTGGGTAATCCAGTGAGGGAGGAAATTTTACAGGGCGATAGAAACAGAGGAGTACATTTTTTCGGTCTGAAAAGCGATTTGCCCACGCTTCTGATTTTGGGCGGCGGTACCGGCGCGCTGGCGGTTAATCACTTGGTTCTGGAAGCGCTCCCGGAATTAATTAAATTTTGTCAGGTTATCCATCTCACCGGCAAAGGCAAGAGAATCCAAGCCGGAGAGTTTGAAAATTATCACGCCTACGAATTTTTAACCGGCGAAATGGCTGAGGCCTACGTCGTTGCCGACTTAGTGGTCACGCGGGCGGGTATGGGAACCCTGACCGAGTTATCCCGCTTGGGCAAACCGGCCGTGATTATCCCCATACCTGACTCCCATCAAGAAGCCAATGCTAAAGTTTTTTCCGCTAACGGAGGGGCGATTTTATTAGAGCAAGACGGTTTGGGGGTTTCCAGTTTTGTATCTCAAATTAGAGAACTGCTTCAAGACAAAAAGGGGCTGGAGAGTTTAAGTGAGAATATAAAAAAAATTATCCCCACTAACGCGGCGGAGAAGATTAGCGAAGAAATAATCAGAATAATTTAA